From the genome of Anopheles moucheti chromosome 3, idAnoMoucSN_F20_07, whole genome shotgun sequence, one region includes:
- the LOC128305294 gene encoding homeobox protein 5 isoform X4 yields the protein MDIAMDRSGTDAGVATIGSLFQHIVNEMKNSSPLWEDFIAKATKLHACLRAAIQALAAYLDAFQKIADAATNSRGATKEIGTALTRVCLRHKAVESRMKTFTTAIMDCLVVPLQEKLEDWKKQVNIIDKDHAKEYKRCRAELKKRSSDTLRLQKKAKKGAADNLHVLVESSMLDVTQRRCELEEVERKSLRAIMVEERLRYCTFVNMLQPVVHEECEVMSELGHLQEAMQLIAIVTKDPAQLPQASEELILESKANISLYPDSPGGSNSQGGCSNSLGSRKSSVCSISSINSSSSGSPGHHQFQRSLSQYSPAIRLKPGESSDSGFCSSPALTSQASTLASQSHAVSTWPPHTQDATSTVDRPHTISSAYEKGHQRPALTVYTFQSPETIAETQKSPANVACRPPLPVRCSSLERPLSTTSVKNANPNVPRQCPSPIPAHITKEHPQLQPTYVNMTELASMAASKTTNNSNNVNNNNHHHTATSGNNGGNTSHNVQQTVTTTSATSVTLQSHSSHVLYQQQQPNSPVLSSASSLISPDSNATNAISSPDVSACSTQTPQNTPQTGSPGTPNYSSIGGAINLGFRSTTPSSTGGGTTAVTPSEILEKTSMFEQQINNNQLHQPPPPQQQLSVPTSPAALSARHNDPNALYGRRTNEEIYKSAGQLLLDRDADCIDKQTIEELNNLIGELDLFQREHESALLAQQQHHPHHPQHARHRFSNGVASDGGTTDTDTILANGVNNNHGGGGLMSRNEAGNRNGGLLDAEDGLEQPTSTGRLPSSISSSNSNLDEYLSNHQAGSVDETNGSMTNLAAKYSNHSIVTDGNDYPSAGHYHRTSYAQPPHGHSMSLALGSSAGGSTQGLDGIATGFENPSFMMENYYSQNRSEVVVLRCKDTSRNSLNNAPDDLLTGSGLMQLNGTPVDNGHQHQQQRLSSFRVTTSRPASPASMTSFFGISSRSPTPSLSLPVTANSSPQHHAHTGNSNGGGDVNDPSLGPTHASSGHTPAPPYDDRINRNKPAITPRPASLSGPTRVTRRASVNTVKPPPPVRRSSSVTPSPSVGTNSTTNTTNLAQQSLAYTSSESLPPPPAYLLDSAAGSSPSISGNVAGTVKALNEIRHTPASPGVLRRAQQQSNPPSNQGSPTQYTNLYGTLPSTKHGHEHSNVTTSSSSAAAPTTQQSHYPSSQLHHPSTPNSFHATDSNKPLSNRSPKTNLHQQGGIYAQPKQLSTMSSFRTSSPGPQKPNSSFLAQLNAKIAPNKPSQSPSPVPYQHQQQQANNYGYTTAPSGGNELIYQRSTPVDPRAYNNNQQHLQQQQQQQLQQQQYYQSQQQQPPPHPPREDHHSRNSSANNNGAAGGGPAPSGGSHNVLAKTSAGFLENLNARLAEQRLSGKAFAVRNLINSKALPDPRVCHESLMDQIKRGATLKRNRTINDRSAPKIH from the exons AACTCGAGCCCGCTGTGGGAAGACTTCATTGCCAAAGCAACAAAGCTACATGCATGTCTAAG GGCTGCAATTCAAGCGTTGGCGGCCTATTTGGATGCATTCCAAAAAATTGCCGATGCCGCCACCAACTCTCGAG GAGCCACCAAAGAAATTGGAACGGCACTAACACGAGTCTGCCTTCGGCATAAGGCGGTCGAAAGCCGGATGAAAACATTCACCACCGCCATCATGGATTGTCTGGTGGTGCCGCTGCAGGAGAAACTGGAAGACTGGAAGAAACAAGTGAACATTATCGATAAAGACCATGCCAAAGAATATAAGCGTTGCCGGGCGGAGCTGAAGAAGCGCTCGAGCGACACGCTCCGGCTGCAGAAGAAGGCAAAGAAGGGCGCCGCCGATAATCTGCATGTGCTGGTCGAGTCCTCGATGCTGGACGTGACGCAGCGGCGCTGCGAGCTGGAGGAGGTCGAGCGAAAGTCACTGCGGGCGATCATGGTCGAGGAGCGGCTCCGATACTGCACCTTCGTCAACATGCTGCAACCGGTGGTACACGAGGAGTGTGAGGTCATGTCCGAGCTCGGTCACCTACAG GAAGCCATGCAGCTGATAGCGATCGTCACGAAGGATCCCGCCCAGCTCCCGCAAGCATCGGAGGAGTTGATCCTCGAGTCGAAGGCCAACATTAGCCTTTATCCAGATTCGCCCGGTGGTTCCAACTCGCAGGGTGGCTGCTCGAACTCGCTCGGTTCACGCAAGAGCTCCGTCTGCTCGATCAGCTCGATtaacagtagcagcagtggATCCCCGGGCCATCATCAGTTCCAGCGATCGCTATCACAG TACTCCCCGGCGATACGTTTGAAACCAGGCGAATCGAGCGATAGCGGCTTTTGCTCTTCACCAGCTTTAACTTCACAG GCCTCCACCTTAGCTAGTCAATCACATGCGGTATCAACGTGGCCACCGCACACACAGGATGCAACGTCAACAGTCGACCGTCCGCACACAATTTCGTCCGCTTACGAAAAGGGTCACCAGCGACCCGCCCTCACGGTGTACACCTTCCAAAGTCCGGAAACGATCGCTGAGACGCAAAAATCACCAGCTAACGTGGCCTGCAGGCCACCACTCCCAGTG cgTTGCTCCTCGCTGGAGAGACCACTCTCAACAACTTCCGTAAAGAATGCCAACCCTAACGTGCCGCGTCAGTGTCCATCTCCAATTCCAGCGCACATTACCAAAG AACACCCACAACTCCAGCCCACCTACGTCAATATGACGGAATTGGCTTCGATGGCTGCCTCTAAAACTactaacaacagcaacaatgttaacaacaacaaccaccaccatacaGCAACCAGTGGCAACAATGGCGGCAACACATCCCATAACGTGCAGCAAACGGTGACGACGACATCGGCCACATCGGTGACGCTGCAGTCCCATTCGTCTCACGTCCTgtaccagcaacagcaaccgaaTTCGCCCGTGCTCTCCTCGGCTTCCTCGCTAATATCGCCCGATTCGAATGCGACGAACGCAATCAGCTCACCGGACGTATCGGCGTGCAGTACGCAAACGCCCCAGAATACACCGCAGACGGGATCACCCGGTACGCCGAACTACAGCAGTATCGGGGGTGCAATTAATCTCGGATTCCGCAGCACCACACCATCGTCTACGGGCGGCGGCACGACGGCCGTCACACCAAGCGAAA TTCTAGAGAAAACGTCGatgttcgagcagcagatcaACAACAACCAGCTGCACCAGCCGCCACCGCCCCAGCAGCAGCTTAGCGTACCGACCTCACCTGCCGCCCTGTCGGCGCGCCACAACGACCCGAACGCACTGTACGGGCGACGGACGAACGAAGAAATCTACAAATCCGCCGGTCAATTGCTGCTGGATCGCGATGCAG ACTGCATCGACAAGCAAACGATCGAAGAACTAAACAATCTGATTGGTGAATTAGATCTCTTTCAACGAGAGCACGAAAGCGCCCTGCTagctcagcagcagcaccatccaCACCATCCACAGCACGCACGGCATCGGTTTTCGAACGGTGTCGCTTCCGATGGGGGGACAACCGATACCGACACGATCTTAGCGAACGGCGTAAATAACAACCACGGTGGTGGCGGTTTGATGTCCCGCAACGAAGCTGGCAACCGTAACGGTGGCCTGCTGGATGCCGAGGACGGTCTGGAACAGCCGACCAGCACCGGTCGGTTACCGTCGTCGATCTCCTCCAGCAACAGCAATTTGGATGAATATCTGAGCAACCATCAGGCGGGTTCGGTCGACGAGACGAACGGGTCGATGACGAATCTGGCGGCAAAGTACAGTAACCACAGCATTGTGACGGATGGAAATGATTATCCCAGCGCCGGCCACTACCACCGGACGTCGTACGCCCAACCACCACACGGGCATTCCATGTCGCTCGCGCTGGGCTCTTCCGCCGGTGGTTCCACCCAAGGGCTGGATGGCATTGCGACCGGGTTCGAGAATCCCTCGTTCATGATGGAGAACTACTACAGCCAGAACCGCAGCGAGGTGGTTGTGCTGCGGTGCAAAGACACTAGCCGTAATAGTCTGAACAATGCGCCGGACGATCTGCTTACCGGCAGCGGGCTGATGCAGCTCAACGGTACACCGGTGGACAATGggcaccagcatcagcagcagcgatTAAGCTCGTTCCGTGTGACCACCTCGCGACCCGCCTCTCCCGCCTCCATGACGTCCTTCTTTGGCATTAGCTCCCGCTCGCCAACCCCATCCCTTTCGCTACCGGTCACGGCAAACTCGTCGCCGCAGCATCATGCCCACACCGGCAATAGTAACGGGGGCGGTGACGTGAATGACCCTTCGCTCGGGCCCACTCACGCCAGCTCTGGCCACACCCCGGCACCACCGTACGACGATCGTATCAATCGCAATAAACCCGCCATCACCCCGAGACCTGCATCGTTatctg GACCAACCCGGGTCACTCGACGTGCGTCTGTTAATACCGTGAAACCACCACCGCCCGTGCGGCGCAGCTCAAGCGTAACGCCTAGTCCTAGCGTAGGAACT aattccaccaccaacaccacaaaTCTTGCCCAGCAAAGCCTAGCTTACACCTCATCAGAAAgtttaccaccaccacctgctTATCTGTTAGATTCGGCCGCCGGAAGTTCACCTAGTA TTTCAGGAAATGTTGCGGGCACGGTAAAGGCTCTGAATGAAATAAGGCACACACCGGCCAGTCCGGGCGTGCTGCGAAGGGCTCAACAGCAAAGCAATCCGCCCTCCAATCAAGGATCACCTACG CAATACACCAATCTGTACGGTACATTACCCTCCACCAAGCATGGTCACGAACATAGCAATGtcacaacatcatcatcgtctgCTGCTGCGCCGACGACGCAGCAATCACACTATCCTTCATCTCAACTCCATCACCCTAGCACACCAAACTCATTCCATGCAACTGATAGTAACAAGCCG cTATCGAATCGATCTCCGAAAACGAATCTCCACCAACAAGGAGGAATATACGCACAACCGAAACAACTCTCGACTATGTCCAGTTTCCGTACCTCAAGTCCTG gTCCCCAGAAGCCAAATAGTAGCTTCCTTGCACAATTAAATGCCAAGATAGCACCCAACAAACCATCTCAGTCACCGTCACCTGTGCCCtatcaacaccagcaacagcaggcaAACAACTATGGTTACACGACCGCACCATCGGGTGGCAATGAGTTGATCTACCAACGGTCTACCCCGGTTGATCCACGAGCGTACAACAATAATCAACAACacttgcaacaacaacagcagcagcagctacagcagcaacaatacTACCAatcacagcaacagcaacctcCTCCACATCCACCACGAGAGG ATCATCACAGCCGTAATAGTTCAGCAAACAATAATGGTGCCGCTGGCGGTGGACCTGCGCCATCCGGTGGGTCGCACAATGTGCTCGCCAAAACTAGTGCCGGATTTCTAGAAAACCTTAACGCACGTCTCGCCGAACAGCGGCTCTCGGGCAAAGCATTCGCCGTTCGGAATCTTATCAACAGTAAAGCTCTG CCGGATCCCCGTGTCTGTCACGAATCGCTCATGGATCAAATCAAGCGTGGCGCAACGCTCAAACGCAACCGTACGATCAACGATCGTAGCGCACCGAAAATCCATTAG
- the LOC128305294 gene encoding platelet binding protein GspB isoform X1 → MDIAMDRSGTDAGVATIGSLFQHIVNEMKNSSPLWEDFIAKATKLHACLRAAIQALAAYLDAFQKIADAATNSRGATKEIGTALTRVCLRHKAVESRMKTFTTAIMDCLVVPLQEKLEDWKKQVNIIDKDHAKEYKRCRAELKKRSSDTLRLQKKAKKGAADNLHVLVESSMLDVTQRRCELEEVERKSLRAIMVEERLRYCTFVNMLQPVVHEECEVMSELGHLQEAMQLIAIVTKDPAQLPQASEELILESKANISLYPDSPGGSNSQGGCSNSLGSRKSSVCSISSINSSSSGSPGHHQFQRSLSQYSPAIRLKPGESSDSGFCSSPALTSQASTLASQSHAVSTWPPHTQDATSTVDRPHTISSAYEKGHQRPALTVYTFQSPETIAETQKSPANVACRPPLPVRCSSLERPLSTTSVKNANPNVPRQCPSPIPAHITKEHPQLQPTYVNMTELASMAASKTTNNSNNVNNNNHHHTATSGNNGGNTSHNVQQTVTTTSATSVTLQSHSSHVLYQQQQPNSPVLSSASSLISPDSNATNAISSPDVSACSTQTPQNTPQTGSPGTPNYSSIGGAINLGFRSTTPSSTGGGTTAVTPSESNIDTSSNHTITIDDNEEHFNTSTSASANITSATISTSDTTTITTTTTATSSTNKPSPPQCSTVGTVASAAASTPSTAGGAGTPTKSVLDKDKDILKRTGSVLEKTSMFEQQINNNQLHQPPPPQQQLSVPTSPAALSARHNDPNALYGRRTNEEIYKSAGQLLLDRDADCIDKQTIEELNNLIGELDLFQREHESALLAQQQHHPHHPQHARHRFSNGVASDGGTTDTDTILANGVNNNHGGGGLMSRNEAGNRNGGLLDAEDGLEQPTSTGRLPSSISSSNSNLDEYLSNHQAGSVDETNGSMTNLAAKYSNHSIVTDGNDYPSAGHYHRTSYAQPPHGHSMSLALGSSAGGSTQGLDGIATGFENPSFMMENYYSQNRSEVVVLRCKDTSRNSLNNAPDDLLTGSGLMQLNGTPVDNGHQHQQQRLSSFRVTTSRPASPASMTSFFGISSRSPTPSLSLPVTANSSPQHHAHTGNSNGGGDVNDPSLGPTHASSGHTPAPPYDDRINRNKPAITPRPASLSGPTRVTRRASVNTVKPPPPVRRSSSVTPSPSVGTNSTTNTTNLAQQSLAYTSSESLPPPPAYLLDSAAGSSPSISGNVAGTVKALNEIRHTPASPGVLRRAQQQSNPPSNQGSPTQYTNLYGTLPSTKHGHEHSNVTTSSSSAAAPTTQQSHYPSSQLHHPSTPNSFHATDSNKPLSNRSPKTNLHQQGGIYAQPKQLSTMSSFRTSSPGPQKPNSSFLAQLNAKIAPNKPSQSPSPVPYQHQQQQANNYGYTTAPSGGNELIYQRSTPVDPRAYNNNQQHLQQQQQQQLQQQQYYQSQQQQPPPHPPREGKHSIYSASNQTTSQQHYQQQQQQYYQNQYPSQQQQQQQTHQQLQYQQQPQSSPYYYHQQQQQQAAHKQPQYGHVLPPTGAASSGSSSSGGGAGSTSYPTQNIYVSTNPFVSSVQTSAGGGGGVAPVGSYSPSSFGKGTRHHDDVVSGGGGSGSSTPNRTNHHSRNSSANNNGAAGGGPAPSGGSHNVLAKTSAGFLENLNARLAEQRLSGKAFAVRNLINSKALPDPRVCHESLMDQIKRGATLKRNRTINDRSAPKIH, encoded by the exons AACTCGAGCCCGCTGTGGGAAGACTTCATTGCCAAAGCAACAAAGCTACATGCATGTCTAAG GGCTGCAATTCAAGCGTTGGCGGCCTATTTGGATGCATTCCAAAAAATTGCCGATGCCGCCACCAACTCTCGAG GAGCCACCAAAGAAATTGGAACGGCACTAACACGAGTCTGCCTTCGGCATAAGGCGGTCGAAAGCCGGATGAAAACATTCACCACCGCCATCATGGATTGTCTGGTGGTGCCGCTGCAGGAGAAACTGGAAGACTGGAAGAAACAAGTGAACATTATCGATAAAGACCATGCCAAAGAATATAAGCGTTGCCGGGCGGAGCTGAAGAAGCGCTCGAGCGACACGCTCCGGCTGCAGAAGAAGGCAAAGAAGGGCGCCGCCGATAATCTGCATGTGCTGGTCGAGTCCTCGATGCTGGACGTGACGCAGCGGCGCTGCGAGCTGGAGGAGGTCGAGCGAAAGTCACTGCGGGCGATCATGGTCGAGGAGCGGCTCCGATACTGCACCTTCGTCAACATGCTGCAACCGGTGGTACACGAGGAGTGTGAGGTCATGTCCGAGCTCGGTCACCTACAG GAAGCCATGCAGCTGATAGCGATCGTCACGAAGGATCCCGCCCAGCTCCCGCAAGCATCGGAGGAGTTGATCCTCGAGTCGAAGGCCAACATTAGCCTTTATCCAGATTCGCCCGGTGGTTCCAACTCGCAGGGTGGCTGCTCGAACTCGCTCGGTTCACGCAAGAGCTCCGTCTGCTCGATCAGCTCGATtaacagtagcagcagtggATCCCCGGGCCATCATCAGTTCCAGCGATCGCTATCACAG TACTCCCCGGCGATACGTTTGAAACCAGGCGAATCGAGCGATAGCGGCTTTTGCTCTTCACCAGCTTTAACTTCACAG GCCTCCACCTTAGCTAGTCAATCACATGCGGTATCAACGTGGCCACCGCACACACAGGATGCAACGTCAACAGTCGACCGTCCGCACACAATTTCGTCCGCTTACGAAAAGGGTCACCAGCGACCCGCCCTCACGGTGTACACCTTCCAAAGTCCGGAAACGATCGCTGAGACGCAAAAATCACCAGCTAACGTGGCCTGCAGGCCACCACTCCCAGTG cgTTGCTCCTCGCTGGAGAGACCACTCTCAACAACTTCCGTAAAGAATGCCAACCCTAACGTGCCGCGTCAGTGTCCATCTCCAATTCCAGCGCACATTACCAAAG AACACCCACAACTCCAGCCCACCTACGTCAATATGACGGAATTGGCTTCGATGGCTGCCTCTAAAACTactaacaacagcaacaatgttaacaacaacaaccaccaccatacaGCAACCAGTGGCAACAATGGCGGCAACACATCCCATAACGTGCAGCAAACGGTGACGACGACATCGGCCACATCGGTGACGCTGCAGTCCCATTCGTCTCACGTCCTgtaccagcaacagcaaccgaaTTCGCCCGTGCTCTCCTCGGCTTCCTCGCTAATATCGCCCGATTCGAATGCGACGAACGCAATCAGCTCACCGGACGTATCGGCGTGCAGTACGCAAACGCCCCAGAATACACCGCAGACGGGATCACCCGGTACGCCGAACTACAGCAGTATCGGGGGTGCAATTAATCTCGGATTCCGCAGCACCACACCATCGTCTACGGGCGGCGGCACGACGGCCGTCACACCAAGCGAAAGTAATATTGACACTTCCTCCAACcacacgatcacgatcgatgACAACGAGGAGcattttaacaccagcacctcCGCGTCCGCAAACATAACATCTGCCACCATCAGCACTTCCGAtactaccaccatcaccaccactaccaccgcAACTAGCTCTACTAACAAACCATCTCCTCCCCAATGTTCCACCGTCGGCACCGTCGCCTCCGCCGCCGCTAGCACGCCCAGCACCGCGGGCGGCGCTGGCACACCGACGAAAAGCGTACTCGATAAGGACAAAGATATACTCAAACGTACCGGTTCAGTTCTAGAGAAAACGTCGatgttcgagcagcagatcaACAACAACCAGCTGCACCAGCCGCCACCGCCCCAGCAGCAGCTTAGCGTACCGACCTCACCTGCCGCCCTGTCGGCGCGCCACAACGACCCGAACGCACTGTACGGGCGACGGACGAACGAAGAAATCTACAAATCCGCCGGTCAATTGCTGCTGGATCGCGATGCAG ACTGCATCGACAAGCAAACGATCGAAGAACTAAACAATCTGATTGGTGAATTAGATCTCTTTCAACGAGAGCACGAAAGCGCCCTGCTagctcagcagcagcaccatccaCACCATCCACAGCACGCACGGCATCGGTTTTCGAACGGTGTCGCTTCCGATGGGGGGACAACCGATACCGACACGATCTTAGCGAACGGCGTAAATAACAACCACGGTGGTGGCGGTTTGATGTCCCGCAACGAAGCTGGCAACCGTAACGGTGGCCTGCTGGATGCCGAGGACGGTCTGGAACAGCCGACCAGCACCGGTCGGTTACCGTCGTCGATCTCCTCCAGCAACAGCAATTTGGATGAATATCTGAGCAACCATCAGGCGGGTTCGGTCGACGAGACGAACGGGTCGATGACGAATCTGGCGGCAAAGTACAGTAACCACAGCATTGTGACGGATGGAAATGATTATCCCAGCGCCGGCCACTACCACCGGACGTCGTACGCCCAACCACCACACGGGCATTCCATGTCGCTCGCGCTGGGCTCTTCCGCCGGTGGTTCCACCCAAGGGCTGGATGGCATTGCGACCGGGTTCGAGAATCCCTCGTTCATGATGGAGAACTACTACAGCCAGAACCGCAGCGAGGTGGTTGTGCTGCGGTGCAAAGACACTAGCCGTAATAGTCTGAACAATGCGCCGGACGATCTGCTTACCGGCAGCGGGCTGATGCAGCTCAACGGTACACCGGTGGACAATGggcaccagcatcagcagcagcgatTAAGCTCGTTCCGTGTGACCACCTCGCGACCCGCCTCTCCCGCCTCCATGACGTCCTTCTTTGGCATTAGCTCCCGCTCGCCAACCCCATCCCTTTCGCTACCGGTCACGGCAAACTCGTCGCCGCAGCATCATGCCCACACCGGCAATAGTAACGGGGGCGGTGACGTGAATGACCCTTCGCTCGGGCCCACTCACGCCAGCTCTGGCCACACCCCGGCACCACCGTACGACGATCGTATCAATCGCAATAAACCCGCCATCACCCCGAGACCTGCATCGTTatctg GACCAACCCGGGTCACTCGACGTGCGTCTGTTAATACCGTGAAACCACCACCGCCCGTGCGGCGCAGCTCAAGCGTAACGCCTAGTCCTAGCGTAGGAACT aattccaccaccaacaccacaaaTCTTGCCCAGCAAAGCCTAGCTTACACCTCATCAGAAAgtttaccaccaccacctgctTATCTGTTAGATTCGGCCGCCGGAAGTTCACCTAGTA TTTCAGGAAATGTTGCGGGCACGGTAAAGGCTCTGAATGAAATAAGGCACACACCGGCCAGTCCGGGCGTGCTGCGAAGGGCTCAACAGCAAAGCAATCCGCCCTCCAATCAAGGATCACCTACG CAATACACCAATCTGTACGGTACATTACCCTCCACCAAGCATGGTCACGAACATAGCAATGtcacaacatcatcatcgtctgCTGCTGCGCCGACGACGCAGCAATCACACTATCCTTCATCTCAACTCCATCACCCTAGCACACCAAACTCATTCCATGCAACTGATAGTAACAAGCCG cTATCGAATCGATCTCCGAAAACGAATCTCCACCAACAAGGAGGAATATACGCACAACCGAAACAACTCTCGACTATGTCCAGTTTCCGTACCTCAAGTCCTG gTCCCCAGAAGCCAAATAGTAGCTTCCTTGCACAATTAAATGCCAAGATAGCACCCAACAAACCATCTCAGTCACCGTCACCTGTGCCCtatcaacaccagcaacagcaggcaAACAACTATGGTTACACGACCGCACCATCGGGTGGCAATGAGTTGATCTACCAACGGTCTACCCCGGTTGATCCACGAGCGTACAACAATAATCAACAACacttgcaacaacaacagcagcagcagctacagcagcaacaatacTACCAatcacagcaacagcaacctcCTCCACATCCACCACGAGAGGGTAAACATTCAATCTATTCCGCCTCTAATCAAACCACTTCACAGCAACactaccagcagcaacagcagcagtactaTCAGAATCAGTATCcatcgcagcagcagcagcagcagcaaacacacCAACAGCTGCAATatcagcagcaaccgcaatCCTCGCCATATTATtatcaccagcaacagcagcaacaagcgGCCCATAAACAGCCACAGTACGGTCACGTGTTGCCGCCCACTGGGGCTGccagtagtggtagtagtagcagcgGTGGTGGCGCTGGAAGCACCAGCTACCCAACGCAAAACATTTACGTCTCGACGAATCCATTCGTCAGTTCCGTCCAAACGtcggctggtggtggtggcggtgttgCTCCAGTCGGTAGTTATTCACCTTCGTCCTTTGGTAAAGGCACCCGGCATCACGACGATGTGGTCAGTGggggtggtggtagtggcaGTAGTACCCCAAACCGGACAA ATCATCACAGCCGTAATAGTTCAGCAAACAATAATGGTGCCGCTGGCGGTGGACCTGCGCCATCCGGTGGGTCGCACAATGTGCTCGCCAAAACTAGTGCCGGATTTCTAGAAAACCTTAACGCACGTCTCGCCGAACAGCGGCTCTCGGGCAAAGCATTCGCCGTTCGGAATCTTATCAACAGTAAAGCTCTG CCGGATCCCCGTGTCTGTCACGAATCGCTCATGGATCAAATCAAGCGTGGCGCAACGCTCAAACGCAACCGTACGATCAACGATCGTAGCGCACCGAAAATCCATTAG